In a genomic window of Bordetella petrii:
- a CDS encoding SecDF P1 head subdomain-containing protein, with translation MQPSLRKLAPALAVLTLVLAGCQTAPQKDAGAAAQQPQAAQPATAAVVEFYVAQAQAGPGLMEVKIPDGSLFMQRQPVLTRGDLTEAAALVDRKGQNFVGLRFTEEGARKLNDVSSQNIGNMLALVIDRELVAAPRIAEPLNRGVLAFSVSSAQAASEIAAKIRGDQPAANGANGGSATPPSPASPTAPASQVPKAQ, from the coding sequence ATGCAACCCTCCCTACGTAAACTGGCCCCGGCTCTCGCAGTCCTCACGCTCGTGCTCGCGGGCTGCCAAACCGCCCCCCAGAAAGACGCCGGCGCGGCGGCCCAGCAGCCCCAGGCCGCCCAGCCGGCCACGGCCGCCGTGGTCGAATTCTATGTGGCCCAGGCGCAGGCCGGCCCCGGCCTGATGGAAGTCAAGATCCCCGATGGCTCGCTGTTCATGCAGCGCCAGCCCGTACTGACCCGCGGCGACCTCACCGAAGCGGCCGCCCTGGTCGATCGCAAGGGGCAGAACTTCGTGGGCCTGCGCTTCACTGAAGAGGGCGCCCGCAAGCTGAACGACGTCAGCAGCCAGAACATCGGCAACATGCTGGCCCTGGTGATCGATCGCGAACTGGTTGCCGCCCCGCGCATTGCCGAGCCGCTCAACCGCGGCGTGCTGGCCTTCAGCGTGTCGTCGGCCCAGGCGGCTTCCGAAATCGCCGCCAAGATCCGCGGCGATCAGCCCGCTGCCAACGGCGCCAATGGCGGCAGCGCCACGCCGCCGTCGCCGGCTTCGCCCACCGCGCCGGCATCCCAGGTGCCCAAGGCCCAGTAA
- the rplU gene encoding 50S ribosomal protein L21 translates to MYAVVKTGGKQYRVAAGEKLKVEQIPADIGQEITLDQVLSVGEGDQLKVGTPLVAGAVVKATVLAHGRHDKVKIFKMRRRKHYQKHQGHRQNYTEIRIEAITA, encoded by the coding sequence ATGTACGCGGTCGTAAAAACCGGTGGCAAGCAGTATCGCGTTGCCGCTGGCGAAAAACTCAAGGTAGAACAGATACCTGCTGACATTGGGCAAGAAATCACCCTGGACCAGGTCCTGTCGGTGGGCGAAGGCGACCAACTGAAAGTTGGCACCCCGCTCGTCGCCGGCGCCGTGGTCAAGGCGACGGTTCTTGCGCATGGCCGGCACGACAAGGTCAAGATCTTCAAGATGCGCCGTCGCAAGCACTACCAGAAGCATCAGGGCCACCGTCAGAACTACACCGAAATCCGCATCGAAGCCATCACGGCTTGA
- a CDS encoding helix-turn-helix domain-containing protein, which yields MKTFSDRLKHARTLRRHTQKSLARACGLSQSTVSGYESGSRRSSRSLRKIAQVLRVELDWLDTGKGPMEKREAHSPGAGDAYTLMDPGAAGDKSVPQTSWPFPSVPPMQINALTAADRRELDKWLRLIMDGYLQAYSEGKGRKRRG from the coding sequence GTGAAAACATTTTCGGACCGATTGAAGCACGCCCGGACACTGCGCCGCCATACGCAGAAGTCGCTGGCGCGCGCCTGCGGACTATCGCAAAGCACGGTTTCCGGCTATGAAAGCGGTTCGCGCCGCTCCAGCCGTTCGCTGCGCAAGATCGCGCAGGTGCTGCGGGTCGAGCTGGATTGGCTGGATACCGGCAAGGGTCCGATGGAAAAGCGCGAGGCGCATTCGCCGGGCGCCGGCGACGCCTACACGCTGATGGACCCCGGCGCTGCCGGCGATAAATCCGTGCCCCAGACATCCTGGCCGTTTCCCAGCGTGCCGCCCATGCAGATCAATGCCCTGACGGCCGCTGACCGGCGCGAGCTCGACAAATGGCTGCGCCTGATCATGGACGGCTATCTGCAGGCCTACAGCGAGGGCAAAGGGCGCAAGCGTCGCGGCTGA
- the obgE gene encoding GTPase ObgE — protein MKFVDEATIEVIAGKGGNGVASFRREKFIPKGGPDGGDGGRGGSIYAVADRNINTLIDFRYARLHRAKNGENGRGSDQYGAAAPDITLRVPVGTVVHDADTGELLFDLNRHGEKVTLAAGGQGGMGNLHFKSSTNRAPRQWTPGKEGEQRRLRLELKVLADVGLLGLPNAGKSTLISRISNARPKVADYPFTTLHPNLGVVRTSASRSFVVADIPGLIEGASEGAGLGHLFLRHLARTRVLLHLVDISSPDPDTDPIEQAVADARAIVEELRRYDPELADKPRWLVLNKLDMVADPDAARQRFVEQFSWQGPVFVISGLNGDGTQELIWALQDYLDAEQRKANLAQDQADGTYVAEDPRFDATRSDAAPPGAPRGGDE, from the coding sequence ATGAAATTCGTAGACGAAGCCACCATCGAAGTCATCGCCGGCAAAGGCGGCAATGGCGTGGCGAGCTTTCGCCGCGAAAAATTCATCCCCAAGGGTGGCCCCGACGGCGGCGACGGTGGGCGCGGCGGCAGTATCTACGCCGTGGCCGACCGCAATATCAATACGCTGATCGATTTCCGCTACGCCCGCCTGCACCGGGCCAAGAACGGCGAAAACGGCCGCGGCTCCGATCAATACGGCGCGGCGGCCCCCGACATCACCCTGCGCGTGCCGGTGGGCACCGTCGTGCACGACGCCGACACCGGCGAACTGCTGTTCGACCTGAACCGCCACGGCGAGAAAGTCACGCTGGCCGCCGGCGGCCAGGGCGGCATGGGCAACCTGCATTTCAAGTCCAGCACCAACCGCGCGCCGCGCCAATGGACGCCCGGCAAAGAAGGCGAGCAGCGCCGCCTGCGGCTCGAGCTGAAAGTGCTTGCCGACGTCGGCCTGCTGGGCCTGCCCAATGCCGGCAAGTCCACCCTGATCAGCCGCATTTCCAATGCGCGCCCCAAGGTGGCCGACTACCCGTTCACGACGCTGCACCCCAACCTGGGTGTGGTGCGCACCTCGGCCTCACGCAGCTTCGTGGTGGCCGACATTCCGGGCCTGATCGAAGGCGCATCCGAAGGCGCCGGCCTGGGCCACCTGTTCCTGCGCCACCTGGCCCGCACCCGTGTGCTGCTGCACCTGGTCGATATTTCTTCGCCCGATCCCGACACCGATCCCATCGAACAGGCCGTGGCCGATGCGCGCGCCATCGTCGAAGAACTGCGCCGCTACGACCCCGAACTGGCCGACAAGCCCCGCTGGCTGGTGCTGAACAAGCTGGATATGGTGGCCGATCCGGACGCCGCGCGGCAGCGTTTCGTCGAGCAGTTCAGCTGGCAAGGCCCGGTGTTCGTCATATCGGGCCTGAACGGCGACGGCACCCAGGAACTGATCTGGGCGCTGCAAGACTACCTGGACGCCGAACAGCGCAAGGCCAACCTGGCGCAGGACCAGGCCGACGGCACCTACGTGGCCGAAGACCCGCGCTTCGACGCCACGCGCAGCGATGCGGCCCCGCCCGGGGCGCCGCGTGGCGGTGACGAATAA
- a CDS encoding polyprenyl synthetase family protein encodes MNLPELIAPIADDMKAVDAVIRGRLDSEVVLIRTIADYIIGAGGKRMRPAMVLMMARALGYQGEHHRLLAAVVEFIHTATLLHDDVVDESDLRRGRETANAMFGNAASVLVGDYLYSRSFEMMVEAGSMRIMQILSEATTIIAEGEVLQLLNVHDPDVSQARYLQVVRYKTAKLFEAAAQVGAVLAGASPEQEEAAAAYGRHIGTAFQLVDDVLDYSGDAQALGKNVGDDLREGKPTLPLIRVMETGAPQQRELIRNAIKTGDADFAAVAQAIQATDALEHARQAALAEADAARQALAGLPISVYQKSLLEFCAFAVNRDR; translated from the coding sequence TTGAATCTCCCTGAGCTGATCGCCCCCATTGCCGATGACATGAAGGCCGTCGACGCGGTTATCCGCGGACGCCTCGATTCGGAAGTCGTACTCATCCGGACGATCGCCGATTACATCATCGGCGCCGGCGGCAAACGCATGCGGCCGGCCATGGTGCTGATGATGGCGCGCGCGCTGGGCTACCAGGGCGAGCACCACCGCCTGCTGGCCGCCGTGGTCGAGTTCATCCACACGGCTACCCTGTTGCACGACGACGTGGTCGACGAGTCCGACCTGCGCCGCGGCCGTGAAACAGCCAACGCCATGTTCGGCAACGCCGCCAGCGTGCTGGTGGGCGACTACCTGTATTCGCGCTCGTTCGAAATGATGGTCGAGGCCGGGTCGATGCGCATCATGCAGATCCTGTCCGAAGCCACCACCATCATCGCCGAGGGCGAGGTGCTGCAGCTGCTGAACGTGCACGATCCCGATGTTTCCCAGGCGCGCTACCTGCAGGTGGTGCGCTACAAGACCGCCAAGCTGTTCGAGGCCGCCGCCCAGGTGGGCGCGGTGCTGGCCGGCGCATCGCCCGAGCAGGAAGAAGCCGCCGCCGCCTACGGCCGGCACATCGGCACGGCGTTCCAATTGGTCGACGACGTGCTCGACTACAGCGGCGACGCCCAGGCCCTGGGCAAGAACGTGGGCGACGACCTGCGCGAAGGCAAGCCAACGCTGCCGCTGATCCGCGTCATGGAAACCGGCGCGCCGCAACAGCGCGAACTGATCCGCAATGCCATCAAGACGGGCGACGCCGATTTTGCCGCCGTGGCCCAGGCTATTCAGGCCACCGACGCGCTCGAGCATGCCCGCCAGGCGGCCCTGGCCGAAGCCGACGCCGCCCGCCAGGCGCTTGCCGGCCTTCCCATTTCCGTTTATCAGAAATCCCTGCTAGAATTCTGCGCTTTCGCGGTCAATCGAGACCGGTGA
- a CDS encoding fumarylacetoacetate hydrolase family protein: protein MTPLNDLPVDLDRALLVGRVWRPAPIDGPSVVAVRQGRVVDLTPLAPTLADLLDRPDRLAIVREGQGEDLGPVAELLARSLAGDATAGPVLLAPCDLQPVKAAGVTFAVSLLERLIEEQAGGDASQAEVVRARIHALIGSDLSQLRPGSPQAMALKAELQARGQWSQYLEVGIGPDAEVFSKAPPMASVGTGAWVGLLPQSEWNNPEPEVVLAVDSRGQAVGATLGNDVNLRDVEGRSALLLTKAKDNNGSCAIGPFVRLFDEHYTLDDMRQDDVSLRIEGEDGFVLDGVSHMREISRDPLDLVRQASEFHQYPDGFMLFLGTMFSPTQDRAGQGSGFTHRQGDVVRIATPRLGALVNRVGLCNGIAPWTFGVRALYASLRKRGL, encoded by the coding sequence ATGACCCCCTTGAACGACTTGCCCGTAGACCTCGACCGCGCCCTGTTGGTGGGCCGCGTCTGGCGCCCCGCCCCGATCGACGGCCCCAGTGTGGTGGCCGTGCGGCAGGGCCGGGTCGTGGACTTGACCCCCTTGGCGCCCACCCTGGCCGACTTGCTCGACCGCCCCGACCGGCTGGCCATCGTGCGCGAGGGCCAGGGCGAAGACCTGGGGCCGGTAGCCGAGCTGCTGGCGCGCAGCCTGGCGGGCGACGCCACCGCGGGGCCGGTGCTGCTGGCCCCGTGCGACCTGCAGCCGGTCAAGGCCGCCGGCGTCACCTTCGCGGTCAGCCTGCTGGAGCGCCTGATCGAAGAGCAGGCGGGCGGCGACGCCAGCCAGGCCGAAGTGGTGCGCGCGCGCATTCACGCGCTGATCGGTTCCGATTTGTCGCAACTACGGCCGGGTTCGCCGCAGGCCATGGCCCTGAAGGCCGAACTGCAGGCGCGCGGACAGTGGTCGCAGTACCTGGAGGTGGGCATCGGCCCCGACGCCGAGGTGTTTTCGAAGGCGCCGCCGATGGCCTCGGTGGGCACCGGCGCCTGGGTGGGGCTGCTGCCGCAGTCGGAATGGAACAACCCCGAGCCAGAAGTGGTGCTGGCGGTCGACAGCCGCGGCCAGGCCGTGGGCGCCACGCTGGGCAACGACGTCAACCTGCGCGACGTGGAAGGCCGCAGCGCGCTGTTGCTGACCAAGGCCAAAGACAACAATGGTTCGTGCGCCATCGGCCCGTTCGTGCGCCTGTTCGACGAGCACTACACGCTTGACGACATGCGCCAGGACGACGTGTCGCTGCGCATCGAGGGCGAAGACGGCTTTGTGCTGGATGGCGTCAGCCATATGCGCGAAATCAGCCGCGATCCGCTCGACCTGGTGCGTCAGGCCAGTGAATTCCACCAGTATCCCGACGGCTTCATGCTGTTCCTGGGCACCATGTTCTCGCCCACGCAAGACCGCGCCGGGCAGGGCAGCGGGTTCACGCATCGCCAGGGCGACGTGGTGCGTATTGCCACGCCGCGCCTGGGGGCGCTGGTCAACCGTGTGGGCCTGTGCAATGGCATCGCGCCCTGGACCTTCGGCGTGCGTGCGCTTTACGCAAGCTTGCGCAAACGCGGCCTGTAG
- the thiC gene encoding phosphomethylpyrimidine synthase ThiC, whose protein sequence is MNANPKFLAATAEVDAAAVAPLPKSRKVYETGSRPDIRVPFREISQDDTPTMFGGERNPPLTVYDTSGPYTDPDVRIDIRQGLPALRKAWIEERGDTELLAGPTSEYGKSRLTDPKLTAMRFDLQRPPRRAKAGANVSQMHYARRGIVTPEMEFVAIRENLRREQYLETLRASGPDGEKLARRLQRQHPGQSFGAAIPTIITPEFVRDEVARGRAIIPANINHPEVEPMAIGRNFLVKINANIGNSAVSSGIGEEVEKMTWAIRWGGDTVMDLSTGKHIHETREWIVRNSPVPIGTVPIYQALEKVDGKAEELTWEIFRDTLIEQAEQGVDYFTIHAGVRLPFIPMTADRMTGIVSRGGSIMAKWCLAHHKESFLYERFEEICEIMKAYDVSFSLGDGLRPGSGYDANDEAQFAELKTLGELTQVAWKHDVQVMIEGPGHVPMQMIKENMELQLEHCHEAPFYTLGPLTTDIAPGYDHITSGIGAALIGWYGTAMLCYVTPKEHLGLPNKKDVKDGIITYKIAAHAADLAKGHPGAAIRDNALSKARFEFRWDDQFNLGLDPDTAKEFHDETLPKDSMKVAHFCSMCGPHFCSMKITQDVRDYAASQGVAEQEALQKGMQEKAVEFVKKGAEIYHQT, encoded by the coding sequence ATGAACGCCAATCCGAAGTTCCTTGCCGCCACGGCCGAAGTCGACGCCGCCGCGGTCGCGCCGCTGCCCAAGTCCCGCAAAGTGTATGAAACCGGCTCCCGCCCGGACATTCGCGTGCCGTTTCGCGAGATCTCGCAAGACGACACGCCGACCATGTTCGGCGGCGAGCGCAATCCACCCCTGACGGTGTACGACACCAGCGGCCCCTACACCGACCCCGACGTGCGCATCGACATCCGCCAAGGGCTGCCGGCGTTGCGCAAGGCCTGGATCGAAGAGCGCGGCGACACCGAACTGCTGGCCGGCCCCACCAGCGAATACGGCAAGTCGCGCCTGACCGACCCCAAGCTGACGGCCATGCGCTTTGACCTGCAGCGCCCGCCGCGCCGCGCCAAGGCGGGCGCAAACGTGTCGCAGATGCACTATGCGCGCCGCGGCATCGTCACGCCCGAAATGGAATTCGTGGCCATTCGCGAGAACCTGCGCCGCGAACAGTACCTGGAAACCCTGCGCGCCAGCGGCCCGGACGGCGAAAAGCTGGCCCGCCGCCTGCAGCGCCAGCATCCGGGGCAATCGTTCGGCGCGGCCATCCCCACCATCATCACGCCGGAATTCGTGCGCGACGAAGTGGCGCGCGGCCGTGCCATCATTCCGGCCAACATCAATCACCCCGAAGTCGAGCCGATGGCCATTGGCCGCAACTTCCTGGTGAAGATCAACGCCAATATCGGCAATTCGGCGGTCAGCTCGGGCATCGGCGAAGAAGTCGAGAAAATGACCTGGGCGATCCGCTGGGGCGGCGACACGGTCATGGACCTGTCTACCGGCAAGCATATCCACGAGACTCGCGAGTGGATCGTGCGCAATTCGCCCGTGCCCATCGGCACGGTGCCGATCTACCAGGCGCTGGAGAAGGTGGACGGCAAGGCCGAGGAGCTGACCTGGGAGATTTTCCGCGACACGCTCATCGAGCAGGCCGAGCAAGGCGTGGACTATTTCACGATTCATGCAGGCGTGCGCCTGCCGTTCATTCCCATGACGGCCGACCGCATGACCGGCATTGTGTCGCGCGGCGGCTCGATCATGGCCAAGTGGTGCCTGGCACACCATAAAGAAAGCTTCCTGTACGAGCGTTTCGAAGAAATCTGCGAAATCATGAAGGCCTACGACGTCAGTTTCTCGCTGGGCGACGGCCTGCGTCCGGGATCGGGCTACGACGCCAACGACGAAGCACAATTCGCCGAGCTGAAAACCCTGGGCGAGCTGACGCAGGTGGCGTGGAAGCACGACGTGCAAGTCATGATCGAAGGGCCGGGCCACGTGCCCATGCAGATGATCAAGGAAAACATGGAGCTGCAGCTGGAACACTGCCACGAGGCGCCGTTCTACACTCTGGGACCCCTGACCACGGACATTGCTCCCGGCTACGACCACATCACTTCTGGCATTGGCGCGGCGCTGATCGGCTGGTACGGCACGGCCATGCTCTGTTACGTGACGCCCAAGGAACACCTGGGGCTGCCCAACAAGAAAGATGTGAAGGACGGCATCATCACGTACAAGATCGCCGCCCACGCGGCCGACCTGGCCAAGGGGCACCCCGGCGCGGCGATTCGCGACAACGCGCTGTCGAAGGCGCGCTTCGAATTCCGCTGGGACGACCAGTTCAACCTGGGCCTGGACCCGGACACCGCCAAGGAGTTCCACGACGAGACCTTGCCGAAGGACTCGATGAAAGTGGCACACTTCTGCTCGATGTGCGGGCCGCATTTCTGCAGCATGAAGATCACGCAGGACGTGCGGGATTATGCGGCGTCGCAGGGCGTGGCTGAGCAAGAGGCGCTACAGAAGGGAATGCAGGAGAAGGCTGTGGAGTTTGTGAAGAAGGGGGCGGAGATTTACCACCAGACTTGA
- the rpmA gene encoding 50S ribosomal protein L27 — protein sequence MAQKKGGGSTRNGRDSESKRLGVKVFGGQQIPAGSIIVRQRGTRFHPGTNVGIGKDHTLFALIDGKVQFGFKGALNKQVVSVVAAE from the coding sequence ATGGCACAGAAGAAGGGCGGCGGCTCTACGCGTAACGGTCGCGACTCAGAATCGAAGCGACTGGGCGTCAAGGTTTTTGGCGGCCAACAAATCCCGGCTGGCTCGATCATCGTGCGCCAGCGCGGTACCCGTTTCCACCCCGGCACCAACGTCGGCATCGGCAAGGATCACACCTTGTTCGCGCTGATCGACGGCAAGGTTCAATTCGGCTTCAAGGGCGCGTTGAACAAGCAGGTCGTGTCGGTCGTGGCCGCAGAGTAA
- a CDS encoding response regulator transcription factor, with product MQAAIEAIVIQGGVPRRPHLSSALAAMGWSVRECSAVGGLGNLVDARPPQVMMLEGPAQMLCTLAGIARFTAPRAALIVLADDTELEARVLALGAGADVACPLQIDLRELAALGRALAQPRRDDVRPAAPVTPGWHLISGGRVLAGPRGQRLPLTFTESAFFLRLLGAPGHRLPREQLAASRNARGSHSVRSVDVMVSRLRSKAQRLGIELPLLAVRQWGYIFLADSATGHVDAAAAMAADWPGGMP from the coding sequence ATGCAAGCGGCTATCGAAGCCATCGTCATCCAGGGCGGCGTGCCGCGCCGCCCGCATCTGTCCAGCGCGCTGGCCGCCATGGGTTGGTCGGTGCGCGAATGTTCCGCCGTCGGCGGCCTGGGCAACCTGGTCGACGCCCGCCCGCCACAAGTCATGATGCTGGAAGGGCCCGCCCAGATGCTGTGCACCCTGGCCGGCATTGCGCGCTTTACCGCGCCTCGCGCGGCCCTGATCGTGCTGGCCGACGATACCGAGCTCGAGGCCCGCGTGCTGGCGCTTGGGGCCGGCGCCGACGTCGCCTGCCCCCTGCAGATCGACCTGCGCGAGCTGGCCGCGCTGGGGCGCGCGCTGGCACAGCCGCGCCGCGACGACGTCAGGCCTGCGGCGCCGGTTACGCCCGGCTGGCACCTGATCAGCGGCGGCCGGGTGCTTGCCGGGCCGCGCGGCCAGCGCCTGCCGCTTACCTTTACCGAAAGCGCATTCTTCCTGCGCCTGCTTGGCGCGCCGGGCCATCGGCTGCCGCGCGAGCAACTGGCGGCCTCGCGCAACGCGCGCGGGTCGCATTCGGTGCGCAGCGTCGACGTCATGGTGTCGCGGCTGCGCAGCAAGGCGCAGCGCTTGGGAATTGAACTGCCATTGTTGGCGGTGCGGCAGTGGGGCTATATCTTCCTGGCCGACAGCGCCACCGGCCACGTCGACGCCGCCGCGGCTATGGCTGCCGACTGGCCGGGCGGCATGCCCTAG
- a CDS encoding IclR family transcriptional regulator has translation MPAPDYDVPAIRRAHDILRVLASQRAPLRATDLARACAMPRSSLYLLLDTLVRRRWIDRAGDGYVIGLELMALGAAYLRHDGLQAAFRAAASEFVERHNEVMQLAALDGAEVVYLAREDARRPVRLVSELGSRLPAHACALGKALLAGLPEPVLAETLPPVLVQVSERTQTDRAALLRELAQARAEGLAQEHEEVAAGLHCYAAYVGETALGKRVAVSTSIPGDRLDAVHVQAVAQGVRRAARAIAARVALAPQAC, from the coding sequence ATGCCCGCTCCCGACTACGACGTACCGGCCATCCGGCGCGCTCATGACATTCTGCGCGTGCTGGCCAGCCAGCGCGCCCCCCTGCGCGCGACCGACCTGGCACGCGCCTGTGCCATGCCTCGCAGTTCGCTGTACCTGCTGCTGGACACGCTGGTGCGGCGGCGCTGGATCGACCGCGCCGGCGATGGCTACGTCATCGGCCTGGAACTGATGGCGCTGGGCGCGGCCTACCTGCGGCACGACGGGCTACAAGCGGCCTTTCGCGCGGCCGCCAGCGAGTTCGTCGAGCGCCACAATGAAGTCATGCAACTGGCGGCGCTGGACGGCGCCGAGGTCGTCTACCTGGCCCGCGAAGACGCACGCCGGCCGGTGCGGCTGGTGTCCGAACTGGGCTCGCGCCTGCCCGCGCATGCCTGCGCGCTGGGCAAGGCGCTGCTGGCCGGGTTGCCCGAGCCGGTGCTGGCCGAGACGCTGCCGCCGGTGCTGGTGCAGGTCAGCGAGCGCACCCAGACCGACCGCGCCGCCCTGCTGCGCGAGCTGGCCCAGGCGCGGGCCGAAGGCCTGGCGCAAGAACACGAAGAAGTGGCCGCGGGCCTGCACTGCTACGCCGCGTATGTGGGCGAAACCGCCCTGGGCAAGCGGGTGGCGGTTAGCACGTCGATTCCTGGCGACCGCCTCGACGCGGTCCACGTGCAGGCCGTGGCGCAGGGCGTGCGGCGCGCGGCGCGGGCCATCGCCGCACGCGTGGCGTTGGCGCCGCAAGCCTGCTAA
- the proB gene encoding glutamate 5-kinase: MTADTTAVSVVASATRLVAKVGSSLVTNEGRGLDRAAVAHWAAQIAALRQQGKQVVLVSSGAIAEGMARLGWRKRPSVMHELQAAAAVGQMGLCQAYEAAFAEHGLRTAQILLTHEDLADRHRYLNARSTLFALMRLGVVPIVNENDTVVTDEIRLGDNDTLGALVTNLIEADALVILTDQRGLYDSDPRKNPDAVFVAHAQAGDPELEAMAGGAGSGIGTGGMLTKILAAKRAAHSGAHTVIASGRERNVLTRLAQGECIGTELRAVLPVWSARKQWLADHLRLRGRVVLDAGAVRALLHEGKSLLPIGVIDVQGEFERGDVVACIDPQGAECARGLINYSSADTRRILRQPSSQIARILGSMTDPELMHRDNLVVI; this comes from the coding sequence ATGACTGCCGACACTACCGCTGTTTCCGTCGTTGCCTCCGCCACCCGGCTGGTGGCCAAGGTTGGATCGTCCCTGGTCACCAATGAAGGGCGCGGCCTGGACCGCGCCGCCGTGGCGCACTGGGCGGCCCAGATCGCCGCCTTGCGCCAGCAAGGCAAGCAAGTGGTGCTGGTGTCCAGCGGCGCCATCGCCGAGGGCATGGCGCGCCTGGGCTGGCGCAAGCGGCCATCCGTCATGCATGAACTGCAGGCCGCTGCCGCCGTGGGCCAGATGGGGTTGTGTCAGGCTTATGAGGCCGCGTTCGCCGAGCACGGCCTGCGCACCGCGCAGATCCTGCTCACTCACGAAGACCTGGCCGACCGGCACCGCTACCTGAATGCGCGCAGCACGCTGTTTGCGCTGATGCGCCTGGGCGTGGTGCCCATCGTCAATGAAAACGACACGGTGGTCACCGATGAAATCCGCCTGGGCGACAACGACACCCTGGGCGCGCTGGTTACCAACCTTATCGAGGCCGACGCGCTGGTCATCCTGACCGACCAGCGCGGCCTGTACGATTCCGACCCGCGCAAGAACCCGGACGCGGTGTTCGTGGCGCATGCGCAAGCGGGCGACCCGGAGCTGGAAGCCATGGCCGGCGGCGCCGGCTCGGGCATTGGCACCGGCGGCATGCTGACCAAGATTCTGGCGGCCAAGCGGGCCGCGCACAGCGGCGCGCATACGGTAATTGCCTCGGGCCGCGAACGCAACGTGCTGACCCGCCTGGCGCAAGGCGAGTGCATCGGCACGGAACTGCGGGCCGTGCTGCCGGTGTGGTCGGCGCGCAAGCAATGGCTGGCCGATCATCTGCGCCTGCGCGGCCGGGTGGTGCTGGACGCCGGCGCGGTGCGCGCCCTGCTGCACGAAGGCAAGAGCCTGCTGCCGATTGGCGTGATCGACGTGCAGGGCGAGTTCGAGCGCGGCGACGTGGTGGCCTGCATCGACCCGCAGGGCGCTGAATGCGCCCGTGGCCTGATCAACTATTCGTCTGCCGACACGCGGCGCATCTTGCGCCAGCCGTCGTCGCAAATCGCGCGCATTCTGGGCAGCATGACCGACCCCGAACTGATGCACCGCGACAACCTGGTGGTGATCTAG